The DNA sequence CGAGTTCGTCATCGACTCCCACCAGGTGGGGATCGAAAAGCCCGATCCACGCATCTTCCACATCGGCGCCGAGCGGATGGGCATCCGCCCCGAAGAGGCCGTGTACGTGGGTGACATCTACGAGATCGACGTGCAGGGCGCCCGCGCGGCGGGAATGCGGCCCGTGCTCATCGACCCGCTGTGGCGCTGGAACGACGTGGACTGCGAGCGCATCCGCGGCCTTCACGACCTGCTGGACCTGTTTCCGGAGACGGCGTGAGCGCCCAGGGCTGGTGGGACGGGTACTTCGACGAGACGTTCGTCGACATCTACCGCGATTTCCTGACGCCGTCGCGCACGGAGCGTGAGATCCAGGGACTTCGGGAGATGGTGCCGCTGGATTCCGGCGCCGACGTGCTGGACCTGGCCTGTGGATGGGGACGGCACTCGCTGGAACTGGCGCGCTCCGGCTTCCGGGTGACGGGGCTGGACTGGTCCGAGACGCTGCTGGCCCGCGCCCGCAAGCGCGCCAAGGCCGCCGGGGTGACGGTGGATTTCGTGCAGGGCGACATGCGCGAGGTGCCGTGGACGGGCCGGTTCGACCTGGCTCTCTCCATGTATTCGTCCCTCGGATATTTCCTATCCGACGAAGAAGACCTGCGTGTGCTTCGCGGCGCACACCGGGCGCTGAAGCCCGACGGCGTGTTCGTGCTGGAAACCATGCACCGCGACCACATCCTGGCCGACTTCACCGAGCGCGACTGGTGGGAAACGGAGGGCGGCGCCACGGTGTGGGTGGAGCGCGAGTTCGACGCCGTCGAGGGCGTCAGCCGCGAGTGGACGCGCTGGTCGCGGGGCGGGGAATCGGGGGAGAAGTACCACGAGCTCCGCATCCGTTCCGCCACGGAGTGGGATGCGCTGCTGCGGCAGGCCGGCCTGGTGCCCATCGACTGGTGGGGCGACTGGGAGCTGGCGCCCTTCATCCACAGCAGCGAAAACCTGATCGCCATCTGCCGGCGCGCCTGACTCCGCGTCGTGCTGGCGCATTCGCCCGCTTTGATGCAATATGGGTGTGCTAAATTTTTCGCTCCCTCACCCGTCCGCGCGATGAAGCCGAACTTCCTCTGCCGCCTGCTCTGCGGCGCGCTCCTGCTCGCCGCCCTGGCGCCGTCCGCCGCCTGCGCCCAGCCCGGCGCCGCCGAGGTGACCGCGTTCGAGAACGTGTCCGTCATCCCCATGGACAGCGAGCGCACGCTGTGCGGACACACCGTCCTCGTCCGCGGCGATCGCATCGTGGCAGTCGGGCCCGCCGCGTCCGTATCCGTGCCGCAGGGTGCCCGGCGCATCGACGCGCGTGGCAAGTTCCTCGTCCCCGGTCTCGCCGAGATGCACGGCCACGTGCCACCGCCCAATGCGCCCGTGCAGTACACTGAGGACGTGCTGTTCCTGTACGTGGCGAACGGCATCACCACCGTCCGCGGAATGCTCGGCGCCCCGGGACAGCTGGAGCTGCGCGCCCGCACGAATCGCGGCGAGCTGCTGGGGCCCACGCTGTACCTGG is a window from the Longimicrobium sp. genome containing:
- a CDS encoding class I SAM-dependent methyltransferase, which produces MSAQGWWDGYFDETFVDIYRDFLTPSRTEREIQGLREMVPLDSGADVLDLACGWGRHSLELARSGFRVTGLDWSETLLARARKRAKAAGVTVDFVQGDMREVPWTGRFDLALSMYSSLGYFLSDEEDLRVLRGAHRALKPDGVFVLETMHRDHILADFTERDWWETEGGATVWVEREFDAVEGVSREWTRWSRGGESGEKYHELRIRSATEWDALLRQAGLVPIDWWGDWELAPFIHSSENLIAICRRA